In the Candidatus Sericytochromatia bacterium genome, CGAACTCCAGAACGAGCTTCTCGGGCTGGCGAACGGCCGGGGTGACCGGCGGGCCCTTGCGCGCCGGCGCCTTGGACGCCGTCGTCGGCAGACGTGGCGTCGCCCCGCCCGGGGAAGGCCGGGTCGTGGGCAGCGTGGCGGGGGAGGGCGTTTTTGACACCGCGGCCTGAGAGGGCTTCGATGGCAGTGGGCTGGCTGGGGTGGGGGAAAGAAGCGGTACCGCCGTCCGCAACGCCACCAGCGGCGCCATGCTGGCCTGGACAGCTGGCCCAGCCTGAGGCGTCGAGGAGGGGAGCGGCGTGCGACTGGGGGCAACCAGGGGGGTTTCCAGCGCAGGTGGAGCGCCGGAGCCCTGAGTTGGCTGCCTCAGAGCAGGCGCAGGGGCGGTGCTCATCTCCGAAGCCGAGGCAAGCGTGTCTGGCTCCTCACCCGGCCCATCAACGGGTGCCACCCCCAACACATCGGAGGCCAGCGGCGTCGGCTCGGGGGAGGGAGCAGGCAGGGGTTGCCCCACCAGCACCGCCCACGCGCGCTGGACCCGTTTGGGATAGTCCCCCAGCGCCCGCTCGGCAGGGCCTCCCACCACGCTGGCCATCAGGTAGTAGCCTGCCCCAGCCGCCAGGACCACGGCCGCCATCCCACCAACGGCGATCGCCAGGGGAGACGTGCGCGGTCCAGCTTCATCCGGGCCGGCCGCCCGGGCGCCCACCCCACGGTCCGTTCCACGCGCGGCGGCCCCGGAGCGGGCTGCCGCGCGCTCATCGAGGGGTTCCTCCTCGTAGGCCCCGTCCACCACGCGGTCATAGGCCTCGTCGTCAAACCACTCGGAATCGAAGTCCGGGTCATCGTATTCCGCGTAGCCGCCTGACTTGGGTTTCTTCATGGGCAATCCCCGTGTGAGGGTCGATGAGTACGAATACGCTGGCCACAGCCGCCGCTGTACCATATACCATAGCGAAGGCATCATGCCACGTCATCCGCCCCGCCAAGCCTGAATGACGGGACGCCGAAGGGATGGGAATCCTTGAAAGAAGCTCGCTTGCGGAAAACCTGCCTGATCACCGGCGCCACCCGAGGCATCGGACTCGAACTGGCGCTCGCGCTCGCCCGCGAGGGTCACGACACCATCCTGCTCGGACGCGACCGCGCGCGCCTGGCCCAAGCGGAGGAAGACGTGACCCGAGCGGGGCAAGCGGCAGGCGCACAGTGCCACGGCTTGCTGGGTGACCTGAGTGACATGGGGGACGTCGCCCGCATCGGGGAAGAGGTGAAACGTCGCTTCGACCGCCTTGACCTCCTGGTCAACAATGCTGGCGCCATCTTTCCTCAGCACGAAACGACCGCGGATGGTTATGAGAAAACCTTCGCGTTGAATCATCTGGCCTACTTCGGCCTGACCTTGCGGCTCGTCCCGCTGCTGGCCGCAGGCTCCGCTGGACGCATCATCAATGTGGCGTCGCGCGCGCACGAGGGAGTGGACCTCGACTTCAACGACTTGATGCACACGCGGCGCTACCGTCCTTGGCGTGCGTATCAGCGCTCCAAGCTGGCGAACATCCTGTTTACGCGTGAGCTGGCTCGCCGCCTACGCCCCCACTCGCTGGAGACCTTCGCGGCCCATCCCGGCCTGGTGGCCACTCACTTCGGCCACGAGCGTCACCCCGGCTGGTCCCTGTTGTTGTGGCTCGCCCGTCCCTGGATGCTGGATGTCACGGCGGGGGCGGCCACCCCCCTCCATCTGGCGCTTGCGCCGACGCTGGCAGCGGGCAGTGGAAGCTACTGGGCGCGTTCGAAGCCCGTCTCCCCCAGTTCAGCAGCCTTGAACGACGAAACGGCGCTCAGGTTGTGGCAAGCCTCCGAGCGGCTGACAGGTCTCGTGTGGGAACCTCCGGCGCCCGGAACGAATCTGTAGCTCGCTCAGATGCCGTAGGCTCCGGCGCGCTGCAACGCCCCCATGCTGACCGAGGGTTCCAGGGCGACCAGCAGGGAGTCTCGTACCTTCCGCCAGAGTTGGTCGGGCCCTTCGAACCCCACTTCCAGAGTCACAATAGGGATGCCCATCGCATTGGAGGCGTGTTGCCCCAGCGAGCCCGGGGTCTCATAGCCGATGAACGGCAACAAACGATAGCCATTGGCCCGTGACATGGCCCGAGCAATGGCGGCCGCCCCCGCCCCATCGTAATTGTTGCACGCCATGTGCGCGTGAAAGGCCACGATCAAGGCTGGCCGTTCGTTCTCGATGACCCGCATCACGGCCTGCGATTCCGGCTCGGAGAGCGGCCGGGGCCCACTGAAGTAACGGCCACGGACCGTGGGACGCCAGCGGGTCGGGAAATTGCGATTCAGGTCCACCCCGTTCAGGTTGGTGCGAATGTGGCGGGTGAAACCATCCGGGTTGGCGTTGGGAATGGCGAGAAAGCGATTGCGTGCCAGTACAGGCTTGAACTTATCCGACTCGCGCATCATCCGGAAAATGAGGTCCGTGCCCTGCGGTTCATCGCCGTGAATCGAGCCGATAAACAGCACGCTGCGTTCACCCTGGCCGATCGACGCCAGATGAATCGGCGCCCCAAGTTTAGAGCGACCGACTTCTTTGAACATCGAAGGCAGCGCGACCTCGTGGCGTCGCGCCGTGGGAGCCACCCCGGCCTCGCGTTCAACGGCGCGGGGCGCGGCCGGGGCCGGAATGCTCGCGGCAGAGGCCCTGGGCGGCGTGAAAAGTCGCACCATGGCGGGGAGGCCCTGGCGACGAGCCAGGTCACCGGCGGTAAAACCCCAGCGGGTGCGTCGCAGCGGGTCGGCGCCGTAGGACAGCAACACCTTGACCGCCCCTACTCGACCCTCCCAGGTGGCCCACTCGAGGGCGGTGTAGTCATTTTTCTCGCGGGCATCAATGTTGGCACCGCGCAGCAAGAAAATTTCGACGAGGTCTGCATGGCCCTGTTGGGCCGCCCAGATCAGCGGCGTGTATCCATTCTCATCCTGAGCCTCGAGGTCTGCCCCCGAGGACAGCAGCACCAAGGCCGCCCGCTTCTGACCCTGCTGCGCGGCCATGATCAGAGGCGTGTTGCCCCGATCATCGCGCGATTCCAGAGAGACACCGGTGGCCAGGCAGCGATTCAAGGCCACCAGGTCACCCGTTCCAGCGGCCAGCAACAGATCGGACCCGGATTCCGCCACCGCCACCGGCGTGGCCAGCAGGCACGACGAGAGCAGCACCAACGAAAGCAAGGAACGAGCGGCGGTCATGGAACGATTCGAACTCCGGGGCGCTGTCGACGGAACGCGCGGGGATCTGCTGGAGACACACTATCACAATAGCAAGCAGGGGCCCAAGGCTACGTGACGGATGCACACCGAGCAAGCGTGCCGCACGCTCAGAAGCATATCACCCCCTGATCGAGAAACCAACGCTGATGCGGGGTGCGCTTGGAACAATAACCGGGCGCGAGCAGTCGCCATCGCCCTCAACGCATCCACAGATGAAGATTCACGGATGGCGAGGACAAGCTTTTCTGCACCTGACGGGGCAGACTGAAGCCGATGTAATTCCCCTCGAGCACGCGCTGCAACTCCGTCGGAGCCAACATCTTTTCCCGCGCCTCGGCGGTCAGGCCGCTAATGGTCTGGGAAAGCAGGCTGCGGGCCTCACTGGCCCGGTTGGCCGCATCCGGCGCGTAGGGTTGGGCAGCGGCGAGCCCAAACTCGGCCAGCGATAACAGCAATGGCAGACCATCTGCCGCCGCAAAGGCCCGCATCCCGTCGAAGTCCTCGAAGGCGCCCGCCTCATTCGTGGCCAGCCGAGCCTCTGCGCGCAGCCCCAAGGCCAGGGCCTCGGCGTGCCGAACGCCGAGCGCCCGGGCCATCAGCAAGGACTCCTCCGCGCACTGGCGGGCCAGTCCCCAATCTTCCGACTGCAAAGCCAGGCGAGCACGCAGTAACTGCACCCGCAATTGCACTCCCCTGGCCTTTCCGGATTCGGCCAGGCTCAGCGCCATATCGAGATACTCACGGGCCTCCGCGGGGTCCCCCGCCCGCACGAGATTTTCACCCCAGAGGGCGCACAAGCGACCCTGGGGCTCCAGGCTGCCCGTCTCCACCATGAGCTGTTGAAGGCGCTCCGCCGTTCTCATGGACTCGGAATATCGGCCCATCGCGGCCAACACCTCCCCCTTCAAGGCCAGCATGCGCACTTCTCGCCACAGGTGCAGCCCGCCGCCAGCCTGATCGAAGGCCACGTCCATGAGGGCGGAGGCTTCCTGAAAATGGCCGAGCCAGACATTGGCCAGGGCTTCGGTCATCAAGCCGATGCCCAGCAGGTGCCGGGCCCCCAGCCGGCCGGCCTCCGCCACGTTGCGTTGGGCCGTCAGGGCGGCCAGTTTGAAGTCACCCCGCTCAAGATCTATCAGGGCCAGGAGCGTTTCGAGCGAACACAGTTCCAGCGCGTTCCCGATGGGGGCCGCCACTTTCCGAGCACGGAGCAAATGTTGCCTGGCGCCCAGCACCTCACCCTGGGCCAGGCCTGCCTGTGCAAGCAAGGTCAGGGATTGAATGATGCCGCGCGCATCCCCCAACGACTCCGCCAGATGCAAGGCCTCCTCGACCGTTTGCAGCCCGACCTCCAGTCCCTCCGCCAGACAGGTGAGATGAAGGTAGCCGAGTTCGGCGAGGACCTCTCCTTCCAGCGCACGCTCCTCGGTCAAGCGCGCCAGGCCCAGCGCTTCCTGCAGCCATTCCAGGCTCTCCCGGGTGCGACCTGTCAGGCCGGCCGCCCGTGCAGCCAACAAACGCGCCCGCGCCGCACCAGCCAGGTCAGAGGCGTCCAGGGCCACGCGATGGGCACGTTCGGCCAACTGAACCGCGTGGTCGAGTTGGCCTTTCCCGTGCAGAACCTGACTGAGCCCCACCAGCAGGCGCGCCAGCAAGAAGCGATCGCCCAGCGCCTCCACCAGCGGAATGGCGTGCTCAAAACTGTCCGACGCGCGGTCGAGTTGTCCTTGTTGCAGATACACCTCACCCAGCAAGCGCAGAAATACGGCTTCTCTCGGATCCCCTGGGCTATGGACCTCGACCAGCTGTAAACCTGCCGTCAGATGATGCAGGGCCTCGTCCAGGGCAGAGAGCGCAGCCAGTCGGGTGCCCAACTCGAGGGTGGCCTGAATCGCACGCAGCGGCTGGTTGCTCTCCAGCAGATGCGCCGTCACCTGATTCAGGGGCGCCAAGGGCAGGTCGAAATAAGAGGGGTCCCCAGCCCGTCGCAGGTAAATCGACGCGATGCGGGCGTGCAGATGCTGCCGGTCGAGCAGATGGATCGAGGCGGCAATGGCGGCCCTCCAGGCGTCCTGGGCCAAGCGATAACCGCCAGACTCGCCGGGTGCCAGGAGTTGCTGGGCCAGCAAAGGTTCCAGGGCTTCGAAAAAAACGTTTTCCGGGAAGTCGGCCACCTCCCGGAGAAGGTCCAGCGAAAATTCCTCGCCGATAACCGTCGCGATGCGGGCCAGGGCTTGGCTGACATCGGGCAGGTCGGAGAATTTGCGGGCGTAGACCGACTGCAAGGCGTACGGCTGCGCATCCACCATCGGAGGCGGAAGGAATTGCCAGGCACCGTCGTGACGCGTCAGGGCGCCCAGGCGAACGTGATGCGTCAGCAAGGCTTGAATGTGGTCTGGAACTCCCACGGAGGCCGAGACGAGATGCGACATCAACCGGTCTGGCAGCTCGGTCGTTCCCAGCATCGACTCCACCATCCGCTGGAGCGCGGGAGCGTCCAGGGCCCCCAGCGGGATGAGTGTTGCCCCTGCGGCCGCGAGCCAAGGCTCATTCCGTCGAGAGGTGCCAAGCAGCAGCAAGGGCAAGCTGGGCGTCAATCGCTGGATGGCCACCAGGAGCTCCTGGGTCAGCGGATCGACCCACTGTTGGTCCTCCAGCACCAGTACGGTGCCACGTCGCTCGGCCAGGGCTTGCAACAGCGCAACCACCGCGCCGTGAAGACGATACTTGGCATCCAGCGCATCCAGCTCCGGCGCGGGCGTCACGGAGAGTTCCGGCAGCAGTTCGACCAGGATGGGGGCCAACTGGGCCAGCACCTCAGGAACCTCCTCACGAACGTGCGGCAACAGGCCCTTCAGCATGGCTCCGATCGGTGCATAAGGGGTCTGCGCGAACTCATGATTGTGGGCCTCTGCATAGGCCAGATTCTCCAGCCGGACGTTGAAGCTGAACTCTCGGACCAGACGACTCTTCCCGGTACCGGCCGGCCCCACGAAACAGATGCTTCCTCCTGGCTTGCCGGCCGTCACGCGGGCCAGTTGCACGAACAACTTGGCCATCTCACTCACCCGGCCGACCATGGGCGAGGTCAGCAAGCCCCCCCCTCCACCGACCGTGGTCTCGGCATAGCCGAGGGCCCGGAGGACGGCTTCGGCCGAATCGGGACGGTCGAGCGGGTCCTTGGCCAACAAGCGCAGCACCAGCGCTTCATGCACAGGGTCCACACCGGCGCTCGAGGACGACAGGGAAGGGGGCGGCTCGCCCATATGGGCCCGGATGATGTCCCCGGGCGTCGGACCATCGCAGGGGAATCGACCGCTCAGGAGGTAGAACCCCAGCACCCCCAACGCATAGAGGTCCGTGCGGCGGTCGATCAGGCCCCGCCGGAAGGTCTCAGGCGCCAGGTAGTGCAAGGTTCCCTTGATGGCTCCCCCTGTCCGCCCCGCATATTCCATCAGGCCATAGTCCATGAG is a window encoding:
- a CDS encoding AAA family ATPase, which produces MLGDVLVNRYRVLRLLGEGAMGQVWLVHDSTTERDVALKVITSRAPAPGGSEPARHSQEKSYLDFIQEFRLMTQLRHPNCCEVLEYGLLNTDTPYLTMEYVPGRGLDEVAPVDRDTFVRLMGQVAMALGYVHARGLVHCDVKAANVRLRPDGVVKLMDYGLMEYAGRTGGAIKGTLHYLAPETFRRGLIDRRTDLYALGVLGFYLLSGRFPCDGPTPGDIIRAHMGEPPPSLSSSSAGVDPVHEALVLRLLAKDPLDRPDSAEAVLRALGYAETTVGGGGGLLTSPMVGRVSEMAKLFVQLARVTAGKPGGSICFVGPAGTGKSRLVREFSFNVRLENLAYAEAHNHEFAQTPYAPIGAMLKGLLPHVREEVPEVLAQLAPILVELLPELSVTPAPELDALDAKYRLHGAVVALLQALAERRGTVLVLEDQQWVDPLTQELLVAIQRLTPSLPLLLLGTSRRNEPWLAAAGATLIPLGALDAPALQRMVESMLGTTELPDRLMSHLVSASVGVPDHIQALLTHHVRLGALTRHDGAWQFLPPPMVDAQPYALQSVYARKFSDLPDVSQALARIATVIGEEFSLDLLREVADFPENVFFEALEPLLAQQLLAPGESGGYRLAQDAWRAAIAASIHLLDRQHLHARIASIYLRRAGDPSYFDLPLAPLNQVTAHLLESNQPLRAIQATLELGTRLAALSALDEALHHLTAGLQLVEVHSPGDPREAVFLRLLGEVYLQQGQLDRASDSFEHAIPLVEALGDRFLLARLLVGLSQVLHGKGQLDHAVQLAERAHRVALDASDLAGAARARLLAARAAGLTGRTRESLEWLQEALGLARLTEERALEGEVLAELGYLHLTCLAEGLEVGLQTVEEALHLAESLGDARGIIQSLTLLAQAGLAQGEVLGARQHLLRARKVAAPIGNALELCSLETLLALIDLERGDFKLAALTAQRNVAEAGRLGARHLLGIGLMTEALANVWLGHFQEASALMDVAFDQAGGGLHLWREVRMLALKGEVLAAMGRYSESMRTAERLQQLMVETGSLEPQGRLCALWGENLVRAGDPAEAREYLDMALSLAESGKARGVQLRVQLLRARLALQSEDWGLARQCAEESLLMARALGVRHAEALALGLRAEARLATNEAGAFEDFDGMRAFAAADGLPLLLSLAEFGLAAAQPYAPDAANRASEARSLLSQTISGLTAEAREKMLAPTELQRVLEGNYIGFSLPRQVQKSLSSPSVNLHLWMR
- a CDS encoding SDR family oxidoreductase encodes the protein MKEARLRKTCLITGATRGIGLELALALAREGHDTILLGRDRARLAQAEEDVTRAGQAAGAQCHGLLGDLSDMGDVARIGEEVKRRFDRLDLLVNNAGAIFPQHETTADGYEKTFALNHLAYFGLTLRLVPLLAAGSAGRIINVASRAHEGVDLDFNDLMHTRRYRPWRAYQRSKLANILFTRELARRLRPHSLETFAAHPGLVATHFGHERHPGWSLLLWLARPWMLDVTAGAATPLHLALAPTLAAGSGSYWARSKPVSPSSAALNDETALRLWQASERLTGLVWEPPAPGTNL
- a CDS encoding ankyrin repeat domain-containing protein; its protein translation is MTAARSLLSLVLLSSCLLATPVAVAESGSDLLLAAGTGDLVALNRCLATGVSLESRDDRGNTPLIMAAQQGQKRAALVLLSSGADLEAQDENGYTPLIWAAQQGHADLVEIFLLRGANIDAREKNDYTALEWATWEGRVGAVKVLLSYGADPLRRTRWGFTAGDLARRQGLPAMVRLFTPPRASAASIPAPAAPRAVEREAGVAPTARRHEVALPSMFKEVGRSKLGAPIHLASIGQGERSVLFIGSIHGDEPQGTDLIFRMMRESDKFKPVLARNRFLAIPNANPDGFTRHIRTNLNGVDLNRNFPTRWRPTVRGRYFSGPRPLSEPESQAVMRVIENERPALIVAFHAHMACNNYDGAGAAAIARAMSRANGYRLLPFIGYETPGSLGQHASNAMGIPIVTLEVGFEGPDQLWRKVRDSLLVALEPSVSMGALQRAGAYGI